The Lycium barbarum isolate Lr01 chromosome 9, ASM1917538v2, whole genome shotgun sequence genome has a segment encoding these proteins:
- the LOC132610707 gene encoding leucine-rich repeat receptor protein kinase MSP1-like: protein MTKKGSTWEAWVLMIILLCFTQQPVVTTGYLVRDIELLKALRNSLVQKKDVIPSWFDTNTNPCNWTGIECEGKHVIRIDFPCSVSPLNLPFPGSIGKFRSLKYLNLSHCALTGNIPIDVWSLENLETLDFTDNRLTGQLSPAISNLRNLKHLVLDDNRFSGNLPSKICELKELRELSVHANSFSGDLPDEIGNMDKLQSLDFSSNFFSGNLPSSLGNLGDLLYIDAQQNNLTGLLCPEIGKLSKLRILTLSSNMLTGPIPGTIGRLKQLEALDLQNCTFTGSIPEEISELSNLNYLNVAQNEFDGELPSSIGKLENLVYLIAPNAGLSGTIPSELGNCKKLKLINLSFNSFSGPLPEGLSGLDSLKSLVLDSNHLSGPLPTWISNWTQVESIMLSKNFLTGSLPPLYLPLLSVLDVSSNRLSGELSSGICRAESLSILLLWDNNFTGDIQSTFRNCSSLTDLVLSGNNLSGKLPDYLGELQLITLELSKNQFSGKVPDQLWESTTLMSISLGNNVLEGPIQPTIAKLSTLQRLQLDNNLFEGSIPHTIGNLKNLTNLSLRGNKLTGNIPLELFECTKLVSLDLGTNRLSGEIPRSISKLKLLDNLVLSNNQFSGPIPEEICSGFQNIPLPDSEFTQHYGMLDLSNNELTGSIPHSIKDCIVVTELLLQGNKLTGSIPPEISLLSNLTLLNLSFNSLTGPLFPQLFSMTSLQGLILSYNQISGSIPDNLDSMMPSLVKLDLSYNRLTGSLPPSAFSVKSLTYMDISMNSFSGSLSFNFRTSSSLLVLNASNNQLSGPLDDSLSNLTSLSILDLHNNSITDNLPPSISALASLTYLDLSSNSFQKSFPCSICDIEGLVFSNFSGNKFTGLAPDVCTKARKCIPSEPVLPPRGSIHASAPLLSHASVLGIIFVALILSLVVLIGVLTWRMLMRQVDVLLGRVKGKEGKKTDPTSTDELLIKKTKKEPLSINIATFEQSLLRINPTAILSATENFSQSYIIGDGGFGTVYKAKLPEGRTIAVKRLNGGHLHGGREFFAEMETIGKVKHDNLVPLLGYCVFADERFLIYEYMENGSLDFWLRNQADAVDVLDWPTRFKICLGSARGLAFLHHGFVPHIIHRDIKSSNILLDRNFEPRVSDFGLARIISACESHVSTILAGTFGYIPPEYGQTMMATTKGDIYSFGVVMLELVTGRAPTGQADVEGGNLVGWVRWMVENGREIETLDPLFSGSGLWKDQMLRVLAIARSCTNDEQWKRPTMLDVVKLLKEAKSNA from the coding sequence ATGACAAAAAAAGGTTCAACATGGGAGGCTTGGGTACTAATGATCATCCTTCTCTGCTTTACTCAACAACCAGTAGTCACAACTGGTTATTTGGTCCGTGACATCGAGTTACTGAAGGCTCTCCGAAATTCTCTTGTCCAGAAAAAGGATGTTATTCCCAGTTGGTTTGACACAAATACTAATCCATGCAATTGGACAGGCATAGAGTGTGAAGGTAAACATGTTATCCGGATTGATTTTCCATGTTCAGTGTCACCACTAAATTTACCATTTCCTGGAAGCATTGGAAAATTCAGATCCCTGAAGTACCTGAATCTCAGCCATTGTGCCCTCACTGGTAATATACCGATAGATGTTTGGAGTCTGGAGAATTTGGAGACACTAGACTTCACTGACAACAGGTTAACTGGCCAGCTGTCTCCAGCTATATCTAACCTGAGAAACCTGAAACATCTTGTGCTCGACGATAACAGGTTTTCAGGCAATTTACCATCAAAAATTTGTGAGCTAAAGGAGCTCAGGGAGTTATCAGTTCATGCAAACTCTTTTTCTGGCGATCTTCCTGATGAGATCGGAAACATGGACAAGTTGCAGTCTCTTGATTTCAGCTCAAATTTCTTCTCTGGTAATCTACCTTCCAGCCTAGGTAATTTGGGGGATCTTCTATATATCGATGCCCAGCAAAACAACTTGACTGGATTGCTATGTCCAGAAATTGGAAAGCTAAGTAAGCTTAGAATTCTTACTCTCTCATCCAACATGTTGACTGGACCTATTCCTGGAACAATTGGCCGATTGAAGCAGCTGGAGGCGCTTGATCTTCAAAACTGCACATTCACTGGAAGTATTCCTGAAGAGATTTCAGAATTGAGTAATTTGAATTACTTGAATGTAGCACAGAATGAATTTGATGGAGAGCTTCCTTCAAGCATTGGAAAGCTAGAAAATCTGGTTTACCTAATCGCTCCAAATGCCGGATTGTCTGGAACAATCCCTTCAGAGCTAGGGAACTGTAAAAAGCTCAAGTTAATAAATTTGTCCTTTAACTCGTTTTCTGGTCCATTACCTGAAGGTCTTTCTGGGTTGGATTCACTTAAATCCCTTGTGCTTGATTCAAACCACTTATCAGGCCCCCTGCCTACGTGGATTTCCAACTGGACGCAAGTAGAGTCAATAATGTTGTCAAAGAATTTCTTAACTGGATCTCTCCCACCACTTTATCTCCCTTTGCTATCCGTTCTCGATGTCAGTTCCAACAGGTTATCTGGTGAGTTGTCTTCAGGGATATGTAGGGCCGAGTCATTGAGCATTCTGCTGTTGTGGGATAACAACTTCACTGGTGACATCCAAAGTACTTTCAGGAATTGTTCAAGCCTCACAGATTTGGTGTTGTCTGGAAACAACCTCTCAGGAAAACTGCCTGATTATCTAGGGGAGCTTCAGCTCATTACTCTTGAGCTATCGAAAAACCAATTTTCCGGGAAGGTACCAGATCAGCTATGGGAGTCGACAACGTTAATGTCGATCTCACTCGGCAACAATGTGCTCGAAGGTCCAATCCAACCGACTATTGCAAAACTTTCAACCCTTCAGAGATTGCAACTTGATAATAATCTGTTTGAAGGAAGCATACCGCATACCATTGGTAACTTGAAGAATCTGACCAATCTCTCTCTTCGTGGCAACAAGTTAACCGGAAATATTCCCTTGGAGCTTTTTGAATGTACAAAGTTGGTATCTCTTGACCTTGGTACAAACAGACTTTCAGGTGAAATTCCCAGATCAATATCTAAGCTGAAATTGCTAGACAATTTGGTTCTGTCTAACAATCAGTTTTCCGGTCCTATACCTGAGGAAATTTGTTCCGGATTCCAGAATATTCCTTTACCGGACTCTGAATTCACACAGCATTATGGCATGCTTGATTTGTCCAACAATGAACTAACAGGGTCCATCCCTCACTCAATTAAGGATTGCATAGTTGTGACTGAATTACTTCTACAGGGAAATAAGCTCACAGGGAGCATTCCTCCCGAAATTTCTCTGCTCAGTAATTTGACATTGcttaatctatctttcaattccttgaCAGGTCCACTTTTTCCTCAGTTGTTCTCAATGACAAGCCTCCAAGGTCTCATACTTTCTTATAACCAGATAAGTGGATCTATTCCTGATAATCTTGACTCTATGATGCCAAGTTTAGTCAAGCTAGACCTTTCATATAACCGGTTAACTGGCTCATTGCCCCCTTCTGCATTTAGTGTCAAAAGTTTGACTTACATGGACATCAGCATGAATTCTTTCTCAGGCTCATTATCTTTTAACTTTAGAACATCCAGCTCTTTGTTGGTCCTAAATGCTAGCAACAACCAACTCTCCGGTCCTCTTGACGATTCTCTCTCTAATCTAACGTCCTTGTCCATACTAGATCTCCATAACAATTCAATTACAGACAACTTACCACCTTCAATTTCCGCTCTTGCTTCCCTGACATATCTTGACTTATCCAGCAACAGTTTCCAAAAGTCTTTTCCTTGTAGCATTTGTGACATAGAAGGCCTTGTTTTTTCCAATTTCTCCGGCAACAAATTCACTGGACTAGCCCCTGATGTGTGCACTAAAGCTAGGAAATGCATACCAAGTGAACCTGTTTTACCTCCCAGGGGAAGTATTCATGCATCTGCACCACTTCTAAGCCATGCGTCTGTCTTGGGTATCATCTTTGTTGCATTGATCCTTTCTCTCGTGGTGCTAATCGGAGTTCTCACATGGAGAATGCTCATGAGACAAGTCGATGTACTTCTCGGCAGAGTTAAAGGTAAGGAAGGAAAGAAAACAGACCCCACATCTACCGATGAGCTTCTGATTAAGAAGACAAAGAAGGAGCCTCTGAGTATCAACATTGCAACGTTCGAGCAGTCTTTGTTACGGATAAATCCAACAGCTATTCTCTCAGCCACCGAGAACTTCAGCCAGAGTTATATTATCGGTGATGGTGGATTTGGTACTGTATACAAAGCCAAACTGCCTGAAGGCCGGACAATTGCAGTTAAGAGGTTAAACGGGGGCCACTTGCATGGTGGTCGCGAGTTCTTTGCTGAAATGGAGACAATTGGGAAAGTAAAACATGATAATCTGGTGCCATTGCTTGGGTATTGTGTCTTTGCAGATGAGAGATTCTTGATATATGAATATATGGAGAATGGAAGCCTTGATTTCTGGTTGAGAAACCAAGCAGATGCAGTAGATGTACTGGATTGGCCAACTCGTTTCAAGATTTGTCTAGGGTCAGCTCGTGGACTTGCGTTCCTACACCATGGTTTTGTTCCACACATAATCCACAGAGACATCAAGTCAAGCAATATACTCCTAGACAGGAATTTTGAACCACGAGTATCCGATTTTGGCCTGGCTCGGATAATTAGTGCATGTGAGAGCCATGTTAGTACAATCCTTGCTGGAACATTCGGGTACATACCACCCGAGTATGGACAGACCATGATGGCTACAACCAAGGGAGATATCTACAGCTTTGGAGTGGTGATGTTGGAATTGGTGACAGGACGGGCACCAACAGGACAGGCTGATGTTGAGGGAGGAAATCTTGTTGGCTGGGTGAGGTGGATGGTTGAAAATGGCAGGGAGATTGAAACGTTGGATCCGTTATTTTCTGGTTCAGGATTATGGAAGGATCAAATGCTGCGCGTTCTTGCTATTGCAAGGTCATGCACCAACGATGAGCAATGGAAGCGGCCAACAATGCTCGATGTGGTGAAACTGTTAAAGGAGGCCAAAAGCAATGCCTAG